The following coding sequences are from one Novipirellula caenicola window:
- a CDS encoding DUF1552 domain-containing protein, producing the protein MKALSSSPPARRSFLKAAGITIALPMMESVATPAGRSDGGEAMRMVCISPTLGVYPKAFFPKSTGANFELTPTLKPLENLRGDFTVCSNMDHPAIFSGHGGISTFLTGIRGGNVVSMDQLAAEYAGYQTRFPSMHVAVGGGMNASWTSSGIRVRELGDPRDMFDQLFVPDSAAAIKERELRIQEQGSILDLVREQAKRFARRTNPADRQKLEEYLTAIRDAETKLQGMKRWANVPKPKVNYQPEGHPHSGQDYEFLAPMMFDLILLAIQSDSSRVFTAGFGMHNRMIELDGVSTGYHSLSHHGNRPDILRQLGIIDNFYIQQMARFVQKLKDSPLGNRGDGTLLDKTMVYFGSGMGDAARHSNRDLPVILAGGGFRHQGHVDCKTPGGESTPLNNLYTTMLQKFGVEIESFNGATGTFSLS; encoded by the coding sequence ATGAAAGCCTTGTCTAGTTCGCCACCAGCCCGCCGATCCTTCTTGAAGGCCGCAGGAATCACGATCGCGCTGCCGATGATGGAATCGGTCGCCACCCCGGCTGGCAGGAGCGACGGCGGCGAGGCGATGCGAATGGTTTGCATCAGCCCGACGTTGGGCGTCTATCCCAAAGCGTTCTTTCCAAAATCGACAGGGGCGAATTTCGAACTGACCCCGACGCTCAAACCTCTGGAAAACTTGCGGGGCGATTTCACCGTTTGTTCCAACATGGATCATCCGGCGATCTTTTCCGGCCACGGTGGCATCTCGACGTTCCTTACCGGGATTCGCGGCGGCAACGTCGTTTCAATGGATCAGCTTGCGGCTGAATACGCAGGTTACCAGACGCGGTTTCCGTCCATGCACGTCGCGGTCGGCGGCGGAATGAATGCCTCGTGGACCTCCTCGGGCATCCGGGTCCGCGAACTAGGGGATCCTCGTGACATGTTCGACCAATTGTTTGTGCCCGATTCGGCTGCCGCGATCAAGGAGCGTGAGCTACGGATTCAGGAACAGGGCAGCATCTTGGATCTGGTTCGCGAACAAGCTAAACGATTCGCGCGTCGGACCAACCCGGCGGATCGGCAAAAGTTGGAAGAGTACCTGACAGCGATTCGTGATGCCGAAACAAAGCTGCAGGGCATGAAACGTTGGGCAAACGTTCCCAAGCCAAAGGTGAACTACCAACCCGAGGGACATCCGCACTCGGGCCAAGATTACGAGTTCCTCGCACCGATGATGTTCGACTTGATCCTGTTGGCCATTCAATCGGACTCGAGCCGCGTGTTCACCGCTGGATTTGGCATGCACAATCGGATGATCGAACTCGATGGCGTTTCCACCGGCTATCACTCGCTGAGCCATCATGGCAATCGTCCCGACATCCTTCGACAATTGGGCATCATCGACAATTTTTACATTCAGCAAATGGCTCGGTTTGTCCAAAAGTTGAAAGATTCTCCTTTGGGCAATCGCGGCGATGGCACGTTGTTGGACAAAACGATGGTGTACTTTGGCAGCGGCATGGGGGACGCTGCTCGGCACAGTAATCGAGATCTGCCGGTCATCTTGGCCGGCGGTGGTTTCCGGCATCAAGGCCATGTCGACTGCAAGACCCCCGGCGGTGAATCGACGCCACTGAATAATCTTTACACCACGATGCTACAGAAATTCGGTGTCGAGATTGAAAGTTTCAATGGTGCGACCGGAACGTTTAGCCTCTCCTAA
- a CDS encoding arylsulfatase codes for MNKTITTMVLCLMVVWNGTDASAIEPNSPTKPNIVFILCDDLGYGDVQCLNPEHGKIATPSVDKLAAEGMIFTDAHSGSSVCTPTRYGLMTGRYSWRTKLQNGVVQGFSPNLIAEDRPTVASFLKSQGYHTGIIGKWHLNFQYVDPDTGTELNKKTVKKGLAPVGSKIPDGPIHRGFDYFHGFHHARDMKCVIENDEVIELDEEINMLPRLTRKAVQYIDDRANDANESPFFLYVPFGSPHTPIVPTSQWQGRSGLGAYADFVMQTDAAVGEITSALQRNGLSDNTLVIFSSDNGCSKAADIPQLAKQGHLVSAGYRGSKADLWDGGHRVPFIVRWPGKVAAGSRCDQTICLTDLFATLSDLTGQSLPEGSAEDSVSFLPALSGEPIDSTRAGVIHHSISGHFGYRQGKWKLLLAKASGGWSSPTEKQAAKGSPIAQLYDMQNDPAEDTNLYETHPEVAERLLAQLEADVTRGRSTAGSESKNDVDTIKLWKSGK; via the coding sequence TTGAATAAAACAATCACGACCATGGTCCTCTGCCTGATGGTGGTTTGGAACGGTACGGATGCGTCGGCAATTGAACCGAATTCGCCTACCAAACCGAACATCGTGTTCATCCTTTGCGATGACCTTGGTTATGGCGATGTGCAATGCTTGAATCCAGAGCATGGAAAGATCGCGACGCCCTCGGTCGACAAATTGGCTGCCGAAGGAATGATTTTCACCGACGCCCATTCTGGATCCTCCGTCTGCACGCCAACACGTTATGGATTGATGACGGGGCGTTACAGTTGGCGAACCAAACTGCAAAATGGCGTGGTTCAAGGGTTCTCGCCCAATCTGATCGCCGAAGATCGACCGACGGTGGCCAGCTTTTTAAAGTCACAGGGATACCACACCGGCATCATTGGCAAGTGGCATTTGAACTTTCAATATGTCGATCCCGACACCGGCACCGAACTCAACAAGAAAACAGTAAAGAAGGGGTTGGCGCCGGTCGGCAGCAAGATCCCCGACGGTCCGATCCATCGCGGATTTGACTACTTTCATGGGTTCCATCACGCTCGGGATATGAAATGCGTGATCGAAAATGACGAAGTCATCGAGCTCGACGAAGAGATCAACATGCTGCCGCGGCTGACCCGCAAAGCGGTCCAGTACATCGACGACCGTGCAAACGACGCAAACGAATCGCCGTTCTTTCTGTACGTGCCGTTTGGTTCTCCGCATACTCCGATTGTTCCTACATCACAGTGGCAAGGTCGAAGCGGACTCGGTGCGTATGCGGATTTTGTGATGCAGACCGATGCGGCAGTCGGAGAAATCACCAGCGCACTTCAGCGGAACGGTCTCAGCGATAACACACTTGTCATCTTCAGCAGTGACAATGGATGCTCCAAAGCGGCCGACATTCCTCAGCTCGCCAAACAGGGGCACCTTGTCAGTGCCGGTTATCGAGGTTCGAAAGCTGATTTGTGGGATGGCGGACATCGTGTTCCGTTTATCGTGCGGTGGCCGGGCAAAGTGGCTGCGGGCTCAAGGTGTGATCAAACAATCTGTCTGACTGATTTGTTTGCCACACTTTCGGATTTGACGGGGCAATCACTACCCGAGGGCAGTGCCGAAGACAGCGTTAGCTTTCTGCCAGCCCTAAGCGGCGAACCGATTGATTCAACGCGTGCTGGCGTGATTCATCACTCGATCAGTGGCCACTTCGGATATCGGCAGGGAAAATGGAAGCTACTGTTGGCAAAGGCGTCGGGGGGCTGGAGTTCTCCGACTGAAAAACAAGCCGCCAAAGGTAGCCCGATCGCTCAGCTGTATGACATGCAAAACGATCCCGCCGAAGATACGAACTTGTACGAAACGCATCCCGAAGTGGCGGAACGTTTGCTCGCCCAACTCGAGGCGGATGTCACACGAGGACGCAGCACCGCGGGATCCGAATCAAAAAATGATGTCGATACGATCAAACTATGGAAGAGCGGAAAATAG
- a CDS encoding DUF1592 domain-containing protein has translation MIRQHCVRCHNADEQEGDVRLDPLSSVDAELLTKVYEQIAGGLMPPEDEPQPSAAQRTSLAKQVLELAKQSPSENVGGLRRLNKREYQNTVRDLLGLNDGNFDPSSYIYDDNVNEGFDTNASSLVMSDESLFEYMEAAQAALWQALFTMDAKQPEPRVFEVPMRQLTGASRRYENQGKDFYTFRIGGNSKIVDGKATRNCQIPGRYRITVTASAVDEDRYPVKFVPKNEPPKLAIGVVSARRTGVNELGKTIETFPLIYDKEQTFTVETWIDRDFYPYLRMANGTSKPIVQIRAALRRSKFKKSDFAGPFRGPGIRVTQYKIEGPFYEQWPTESMKTTLLSDKMPDLTSATAREYLLGRFAIRAFRRRVTREGIGLWFDYLNKQYKQSRDWNDAVVKTMTAMMASTDFLYLFEEQGELSDFPLASRLSYFFWSTMPDQELFSVANSGKLTEPATLRAQVLRLMQDPRADRFCESFADQWLALDELGTMPPDNKTREFRIYGESMEQAMREETRLFFRHVYEENRSVADFIDSDYSFINNKLAELYGLPKQSDGKLTLTQLPASSKRGGLLTQGSVLTLTSNGVETSPVVRGVWVLDHFLGTPPPPPPEEVPAIVPDLTGATTVRQMLEKHRNDKACMQCHKRIDPLGFALEAYDPIGRYRTNYTKRQKVSTDGTFSGQAFRDIDGLKKILAADLRPFARNLIIRIAEYAKGRELVAADYPIVESIVQQTQKNNFQLKEIVYRIATSELMTQR, from the coding sequence ATGATCCGCCAGCATTGTGTTCGATGTCACAATGCGGACGAGCAAGAAGGCGACGTACGGTTGGATCCATTGTCCAGCGTTGATGCCGAACTGCTGACCAAGGTCTACGAACAAATTGCCGGCGGGTTGATGCCGCCTGAGGATGAACCCCAACCTTCGGCCGCACAGCGCACTTCGCTGGCGAAACAAGTGCTTGAACTCGCCAAGCAATCGCCAAGTGAAAACGTGGGTGGGCTGCGGCGGCTCAACAAACGTGAGTATCAAAATACGGTTCGCGATTTATTGGGGCTGAACGATGGCAACTTTGACCCCAGTTCCTATATCTACGATGACAACGTGAACGAAGGCTTCGACACGAACGCATCGTCGTTGGTGATGTCCGACGAATCACTGTTTGAATACATGGAGGCCGCCCAGGCCGCTCTGTGGCAAGCCTTGTTCACCATGGATGCCAAACAACCTGAGCCGAGGGTGTTCGAGGTTCCCATGCGTCAGCTCACCGGGGCGTCGCGAAGGTATGAAAACCAAGGCAAGGATTTTTATACGTTTCGAATCGGAGGTAACTCGAAAATCGTCGACGGCAAGGCAACGCGAAACTGCCAGATCCCGGGTCGGTACCGGATCACCGTCACCGCATCAGCCGTTGACGAGGACCGGTACCCTGTCAAATTTGTTCCCAAGAATGAACCGCCCAAGTTGGCGATTGGGGTGGTCTCGGCACGGCGAACCGGGGTCAATGAGCTCGGCAAGACAATCGAAACCTTTCCGCTAATCTACGACAAAGAGCAGACATTTACGGTCGAAACCTGGATTGACCGAGATTTTTACCCTTACCTTCGTATGGCGAACGGAACCTCGAAACCGATCGTGCAGATTCGGGCAGCGCTGCGAAGAAGCAAGTTCAAAAAATCGGACTTTGCTGGTCCCTTTCGCGGTCCCGGCATTCGCGTTACCCAGTACAAGATCGAAGGCCCGTTCTATGAACAATGGCCGACCGAGTCGATGAAGACCACGTTGTTGTCGGACAAGATGCCCGATCTGACCAGTGCCACGGCACGTGAATATCTGCTGGGGCGGTTCGCCATCCGAGCCTTTCGGCGACGCGTCACTCGAGAAGGGATTGGGCTCTGGTTCGATTACTTGAATAAGCAATACAAACAATCTCGCGATTGGAACGATGCGGTCGTCAAGACGATGACCGCGATGATGGCATCGACCGATTTTCTGTACCTGTTCGAAGAACAAGGCGAACTGAGCGATTTCCCGCTGGCAAGTCGGCTTTCGTATTTCTTCTGGAGCACGATGCCAGACCAGGAATTGTTTAGTGTCGCCAATTCGGGCAAGTTGACCGAACCAGCAACCCTGAGGGCTCAGGTATTGCGGCTGATGCAAGACCCGCGAGCCGATCGGTTCTGCGAGAGTTTTGCCGATCAGTGGCTGGCACTGGATGAACTTGGAACGATGCCGCCCGATAACAAAACAAGGGAGTTTCGGATCTATGGCGAGAGCATGGAGCAGGCGATGCGTGAGGAAACGCGACTGTTCTTTCGCCATGTCTATGAAGAGAATCGGAGCGTCGCCGACTTTATCGATTCGGATTATTCCTTCATCAACAACAAACTTGCCGAACTGTACGGACTGCCCAAACAAAGTGATGGCAAGTTAACGCTGACCCAACTTCCCGCGTCTTCAAAACGTGGCGGGCTTTTGACTCAGGGAAGCGTGTTGACGCTGACGTCCAACGGAGTCGAAACGTCGCCCGTGGTTCGTGGGGTTTGGGTGCTCGATCACTTTTTGGGCACGCCTCCGCCACCACCGCCCGAAGAAGTGCCTGCAATCGTGCCCGATCTCACCGGCGCCACGACGGTCCGTCAGATGTTAGAAAAACATCGCAACGACAAAGCCTGTATGCAGTGCCACAAGCGAATCGATCCACTCGGTTTCGCGTTAGAAGCGTACGACCCCATCGGACGCTATCGCACCAACTACACTAAACGGCAAAAGGTCAGCACCGACGGTACCTTTAGCGGCCAGGCGTTTCGCGACATCGATGGCTTGAAGAAAATTCTGGCCGCTGATCTGCGACCCTTCGCCCGCAATTTGATCATCCGTATCGCCGAATATGCCAAGGGCCGCGAACTGGTCGCCGCCGACTACCCCATCGTTGAATCGATCGTTCAGCAGACGCAAAAAAACAATTTCCAACTGAAAGAAATCGTTTACCGGATCGCGACTAGCGAATTGATGACGCAGCGCTGA
- a CDS encoding sulfatase, giving the protein MFVQRTSHFLMFGLVVSLMATQPAFAKEPPPNIIIFYVDDLGWQDVQLNDVDDPCPYETPNIVKLAKAGMNFTEGYSPAPSCSPSRAGIITGQHPAKIRLTHVDLGVIRKGSKTDRVVAPYLEKPLDRDLLTLADAMKANGYRTGHSGKWHVGLTAASYGFDTVNQDRGPHRSVPDRTKDFATSDDPKFPLSKEKYPPVSKKKPEGISYPYDEVTGSAIEFMAQSNDEPFFLNLCHWMVHWPVMTRNGELLEYYCDKMGQPFPPKRGAMTLPGQQNPYFASMVTSVDWSLGRIVDFLQKTDDPRSPDKKLIDTTYIFFTSDNGGAEKKGKEVISDNAPLKYGKTHAEEGGVRVPMVIAGPGIEPGSRFDGLVNQLDFFPTILELTDSEISPDDFAELSGLDISAVLSGASRQIVDANGKERDHLFWHYPHGGDSMKSAIRSGDFKLYKRYQTDDYELYRLYKDGKRNDYEEANDLAQNPEFASVVERLGKMLEAELVANDAELPYLNPNYADKKTPVADLGKATYESAAREARLSIKPNGPAVKEAYVIYCEDPEVTKTKTRRPPADIPETRPVLPGMKAPATISTDGSTVNATIPKEIAAWRFQIIDQNGYLQYSDVVMAN; this is encoded by the coding sequence ATGTTTGTACAGCGCACATCGCACTTTTTGATGTTTGGGTTGGTCGTTAGTCTGATGGCCACACAGCCAGCGTTTGCCAAAGAGCCACCGCCCAACATCATTATCTTCTATGTAGATGACCTCGGATGGCAGGATGTGCAGCTTAATGACGTGGATGATCCGTGTCCCTACGAGACGCCAAACATCGTGAAGTTAGCCAAGGCAGGGATGAATTTTACCGAAGGCTATTCACCCGCCCCGTCCTGTTCTCCCTCACGCGCCGGGATCATCACAGGGCAACATCCCGCAAAAATTCGGCTCACCCATGTTGATCTAGGAGTGATCCGAAAAGGAAGCAAGACGGATCGCGTGGTCGCTCCCTATCTGGAAAAACCGCTGGACCGAGATCTGCTTACATTGGCAGATGCGATGAAAGCGAATGGCTACCGCACCGGGCATTCGGGGAAATGGCACGTCGGGCTGACCGCGGCAAGCTATGGTTTCGACACCGTCAATCAAGACCGAGGGCCGCATCGCAGTGTGCCGGATCGGACCAAGGATTTCGCGACCTCCGATGATCCTAAATTTCCGCTCAGCAAAGAGAAATACCCGCCGGTGAGCAAGAAGAAACCCGAGGGCATCTCGTATCCGTACGACGAGGTCACCGGTTCGGCCATCGAGTTCATGGCACAGAGCAACGATGAGCCATTCTTTCTCAACCTCTGTCACTGGATGGTCCATTGGCCGGTGATGACCCGCAACGGCGAGTTGCTGGAATATTACTGTGACAAGATGGGACAACCCTTTCCGCCCAAGCGTGGCGCGATGACGCTGCCGGGACAGCAAAACCCGTACTTTGCTTCGATGGTCACTAGCGTCGACTGGAGCCTCGGACGGATCGTCGATTTTCTTCAGAAGACCGATGACCCTCGCAGCCCAGACAAGAAGCTGATCGACACCACTTACATCTTCTTTACCTCTGATAACGGTGGCGCAGAGAAAAAGGGCAAGGAGGTGATCTCGGACAACGCGCCGCTGAAATATGGAAAAACGCATGCCGAAGAAGGAGGCGTTCGTGTGCCGATGGTGATCGCGGGACCAGGCATCGAACCGGGCAGCCGCTTTGATGGACTGGTGAACCAGCTCGACTTTTTCCCCACCATCTTGGAATTGACCGATTCCGAAATCTCGCCCGATGATTTTGCCGAACTCAGTGGTTTGGATATCTCAGCCGTGTTGAGCGGGGCGAGTCGGCAGATCGTCGATGCCAACGGGAAAGAACGTGATCATCTGTTTTGGCACTACCCGCATGGTGGCGACTCGATGAAGTCCGCGATTCGTAGTGGTGACTTCAAACTCTACAAACGATACCAGACGGACGATTACGAACTGTATCGGCTCTATAAGGACGGTAAACGCAACGATTACGAAGAGGCCAATGACTTGGCACAAAATCCCGAGTTCGCTTCGGTAGTCGAGCGTCTTGGAAAGATGCTTGAGGCCGAGCTAGTGGCCAACGATGCGGAACTGCCTTACCTCAATCCGAACTACGCCGACAAAAAAACGCCGGTCGCCGATCTGGGCAAAGCTACCTATGAGTCAGCGGCACGAGAGGCAAGGCTCAGCATCAAGCCCAATGGTCCAGCGGTCAAAGAAGCCTATGTGATCTACTGCGAGGATCCAGAGGTCACGAAGACGAAAACCAGAAGGCCCCCGGCAGACATTCCGGAAACCCGTCCGGTGCTTCCCGGAATGAAGGCCCCTGCGACGATCAGCACCGATGGCTCCACTGTTAATGCGACCATTCCAAAGGAGATCGCGGCTTGGCGATTCCAGATCATCGACCAGAATGGTTACCTGCAGTACAGCGATGTCGTGATGGCCAATTGA
- a CDS encoding sialate O-acetylesterase: MMKTSLALGLLIAVLVPSTAIAELQLGSLFTDHMVLQRDAPVPVWGTADPGATVTVKFAGQEKTANVQTDGKWMIQLDPLSASFEPQTMTATSNLNSTIENQQCADVLVGEVWICSGQSNMQFGVDAVPEVKALIPQTKNIRNFTVKRSVALTEQERCEGQWVDRYPDSAVAFGFAHFLQASADTPVGIILSCWGSTSIEAWMPRDMTETVPHFKVMMEEFDANTEAQAEINAILSGPQPWSGKEDIFLRRQSNIIYNAMMHPLAPYACRGLVWYQGERNTQSMHGMVKEPWFSRNSGMRIYGDVLKQWMQRYRQQWNQDDLHFLVVMLPGYGNVLKTSPNVPRDNPAAHSWAWMRESQLKALELPHTSVANTIDLGDIKNVHPKDKLPIGRRLALLAARDTLGQKVEAQGPVFQKVETQDNSLVVHFEHAEGLKTTDGSPPKAFWLADDDQKWVRADAMIQGQSVVLQSAELAKPLYVRYAFVGKPDVNLVNDANLPALPFRTDRFEP, from the coding sequence ATGATGAAAACTTCTCTCGCGCTCGGTCTGCTGATAGCCGTCTTGGTGCCCAGCACCGCGATCGCCGAGCTTCAATTAGGTTCGCTGTTTACCGACCACATGGTGCTACAACGCGACGCACCGGTTCCCGTCTGGGGAACTGCAGATCCGGGGGCCACCGTCACCGTGAAATTTGCCGGTCAGGAAAAAACAGCCAACGTCCAAACCGATGGCAAGTGGATGATCCAACTTGATCCGCTTTCCGCTTCGTTCGAACCGCAAACGATGACCGCCACGTCGAATTTGAATTCGACAATCGAGAACCAGCAATGCGCCGACGTCCTTGTCGGCGAAGTTTGGATTTGTTCGGGACAATCCAACATGCAGTTTGGTGTCGATGCGGTGCCCGAAGTCAAGGCGTTGATTCCACAGACAAAAAACATTCGCAACTTTACGGTCAAACGCAGCGTCGCGTTGACCGAGCAAGAGCGTTGCGAAGGCCAGTGGGTCGATCGCTATCCTGATAGTGCGGTTGCGTTTGGCTTTGCTCATTTTCTGCAAGCGTCCGCGGACACTCCGGTTGGCATCATCTTGTCGTGCTGGGGAAGCACGTCGATCGAAGCATGGATGCCCCGCGACATGACCGAAACCGTGCCCCATTTCAAAGTCATGATGGAAGAGTTTGACGCCAACACCGAAGCACAAGCGGAAATCAACGCTATTCTCAGTGGCCCTCAACCTTGGAGCGGCAAGGAGGATATCTTTTTGCGTCGGCAATCCAACATCATCTACAACGCGATGATGCATCCGCTTGCGCCTTATGCGTGTCGTGGTTTGGTGTGGTACCAAGGCGAACGCAACACGCAGTCGATGCACGGGATGGTCAAAGAGCCTTGGTTTTCCCGCAACTCAGGCATGCGTATTTATGGCGATGTGCTGAAGCAATGGATGCAGCGGTATCGCCAGCAATGGAACCAGGATGATTTGCACTTCTTAGTCGTGATGTTGCCCGGATACGGAAACGTTTTGAAAACGTCGCCCAACGTACCTCGTGATAACCCGGCGGCACACTCGTGGGCCTGGATGCGGGAATCGCAACTCAAGGCTCTCGAACTGCCGCATACCTCGGTTGCAAACACCATCGACTTAGGCGACATCAAGAACGTGCATCCGAAAGACAAGCTGCCGATTGGGCGGCGATTAGCGCTGCTCGCAGCGCGTGACACGCTCGGGCAGAAGGTCGAAGCTCAAGGCCCCGTCTTTCAAAAAGTCGAGACCCAAGACAACTCGCTAGTCGTCCATTTCGAACATGCCGAGGGTCTAAAGACAACGGATGGTTCCCCGCCAAAGGCGTTTTGGTTGGCCGATGATGATCAGAAGTGGGTTCGAGCCGACGCAATGATCCAAGGCCAGAGCGTGGTTTTGCAGTCCGCTGAATTGGCAAAGCCGTTGTATGTTCGCTACGCCTTTGTCGGAAAGCCAGACGTGAATCTTGTTAACGACGCCAATCTACCGGCCCTTCCGTTTCGCACCGACCGGTTTGAACCCTAA